One window of the Chanos chanos chromosome 11, fChaCha1.1, whole genome shotgun sequence genome contains the following:
- the rtn4rl2a gene encoding reticulon-4 receptor-like 2a, producing the protein METSTITRSRRSSIAYSFKSGLSLWLVVWMVLMKPTPTKACPQLCVCYPTPMTVSCQAQNFTTVPTGVPYDSQRVFLQNNRITELRVGSFGFGTQVLWLFSNNITWIEAGAFSELRDLEELDLGDNPHLRRLEGGAFRGLEKLQSLHMHRCRLSALPHDIFHKLYSLQFLYLQENQLHFLQDDLFADLINLSQLFLHGNRIRTLSENVFRGLVNLDRLLLHDNRVKQVNRRAFRDLGRLTMLFLFNNSLAELPGQAMRDIQAIQFLRLNGNPWSCGCEARPLWEFFRAARVSSSELLCASPSPRRGMDLRFLREMDFALCPLPDPGSLAGTTTTTFSTKTRWWFSKHKPVSTSKGIFEKSSETVKSYPFSAGKPSVTSTSTKYELGEEEALLPKLDPEEYWANYGNEDAGITSLRCFELECPPDFDALPPSSSSTRFTSSSLLSLLSLSLLTVSIHFLFG; encoded by the exons GTGGTCTCTCGCTTTGGCTGGTGGTCTGGATGGTTCTGATGAAGCCCACTCCTACTAAGGCCTGccctcagctgtgtgtgtgctaccCGACCCCCATGACCGTGAGCTGCCAAGCGCAAAACTTCACCACTGTCCCAACTGGCGTGCCCTACGACTCACAGCGCGTCTTTCTGCAGAACAACCGCATTACTGAGCTGAGAGTGGGAAGCTTTGGCTTTGGAACTCAG GTCCTGTGGCTTTTCTCCAATAACATCACCTGGATTGAGGCTGGTGCATTCAGCGAGCTCCGTGACCTGGAGGAGCTGGACCTGGGTGACAACCCTCACCTGCGTCGTCTGGAGGGAGGAGCTTTCCGCGGGCTTGAGAAGCTTCAGAGCCTCCACATGCACCGCTGTCGCCTCTCGGCCCTGCCCCATGACATCTTTCACAAGCTCTACAGCCTGCAGTTCCTGTACCTGCAGGAGAACCAGCTGCACTTCCTGCAAGACGACCTGTTCGCCGACCTCATCAACCTGAGCCAGCTCTTCCTCCACGGCAACCGCATCCGCACCCTGTCGGAGAACGTGTTCCGCGGCCTGGTCAACCTGGACAGGCTGCTCCTCCACGACAACCGCGTCAAGCAGGTCAACCGCCGGGCTTTCCGCGACTTGGGCCGCCTCACCATGCTCTTCCTCTTCAACAACTCCCTGGCGGAGCTCCCCGGCCAGGCCATGCGCGACATCCAGGCCATCCAGTTCCTCCGCCTCAACGGGAACCCCTGGAGCTGCGGTTGCGAGGCCAGGCCTCTCTGGGAGTTCTTCAGGGCCGCTCGCGTCTCCAGCTCCGAGCTCCTGTGCGCCTCCCCCTCCCCTCGTCGCGGAATGGACCTGCGGTTCCTGCGTGAGATGGACTTCGCCCTCTGCCCGCTCCCCGATCCCGGTTCCCTGGCcggcaccaccaccaccaccttcaGCACCAAGACCCGCTGGTGGTTCTCCAAACACAAGCCCGTCAGCACCTCCAAGGGCATCTTCGAGAAGAGTTCCGAGACGGTCAAGTCTTACCCTTTCTCCGCCGGCAAGCCCTCCGTCACGTCCACCTCCACCAAGTACGAGCTGGGTGAAGAAGAGGCTCTCCTGCCCAAGCTGGACCCCGAGGAGTACTGGGCCAACTACGGCAACGAAGACGCCGGCATCACCTCTCTGCGCTGCTTCGAGCTGGAGTGCCCGCCCGACTTCGATGCCTTGCcgccttcctcctcttccacacGCTTCACAtcatcttctcttctttcaCTCCTCTCCCTATCCCTTCTAACAGTGTCCATCCATTTCCTCTTCGGCTGA